A DNA window from Hordeum vulgare subsp. vulgare chromosome 1H, MorexV3_pseudomolecules_assembly, whole genome shotgun sequence contains the following coding sequences:
- the LOC123411231 gene encoding glutathione S-transferase F10-like, which produces MPGAVKVFGSPTSSEVARVLTCLFEKDVEFQLIRVDSFRGPNRMPQYLKLQPHGEALTFEDGNVTLVESRKILRHIADKYKRQGNPDLIGMGALERSSIEQWLQTEAQSFDVPSADMIYSLAYLPRTMPLDGRKDGGAGAGRDSARQQQQQQRDIMMSPAHMQKVEEMKQLFEKSSRDLSKVLDIYDQRLEEAEYLAGDKFTLADLSHMPNADRLASDERTARLIQSRRNVSRWWTAVSSRGSWVYVKSLQRPSSAEAPF; this is translated from the exons ATGCCGGGAGCCGTGAAGGTGTTCGGGTCGCCGACGTCGTCGGAGGTCGCCCGCGTCCTGACGTGCCTCTTCGAGAAGGATGTCGAGTTCCAGCTCATCCGTGTCGACTCCTTCCGCGGCCCCAACCGCATGCCCCAGTACCTCAAGCTGCAGCCGCACGGCGAGGCGCTCACCTTCGAGGACGGCAACGTCACCCTCGTTG AGTCGAGGAAGATCCTGAGGCACATCGCCGACAAGTACAAGAGGCAGGGGAACCCGGACCTGATCGGGATGGGGGCGCTGGAGCGCTCGTCCATCGAGCAGTGGCTGCAGACGGAGGCGCAGAGCTTCGACGTGCCCAGCGCCGACATGATCTACAGCCTCGCCTACCTGCCGCGCACCATGCCGCTCGACGGCAGAAAGGacggcggcgccggcgccggccgcGACTCTGccaggcagcagcagcagcagcagcgggaCATTATGATGAGTCCGGCCCACATGCAGAAGGTGGAGGAGATGAAGCAGCTGTTCGAGAAGAGCAGCAGGGATCTGAGCAAGGTGCTGGACATCTACGACCAGCGGCTTGAGGAGGCCGAGTACCTCGCCGGCGACAAGTTCACCCTCGCCGACCTCTCCCACATGCCCAACGCCGACCGCCTCGCCTCCGACGAGCGCACTGCCCGCCTCATCCAGTCCCGCAGGAACGTCAGCCGCTGGTGGACTGCCGTCTCGAGCCGCGGGTCCTGGGTGTACGTCAAGAGCCTGCAGCGCCCGTCGTCCGCCGAGGCGCCATTCTGA